One genomic region from Skermania piniformis encodes:
- a CDS encoding ABC transporter permease, whose translation MTALTSSTPRFQLPEPDIVYPERGFASLIRCSWLEGLRLLLKWFRDPTTIIQSTVYPAVMLLMLRVVLGDSISAATGQSSVYGTVPMIMIVGAMSGATVSALSIGGDRISGLLSRMWTLPIHRASVLLGRVLAEMVRVLVTSLVIAAVGLLLGFRFHQGPLAAIGLFCIPILFGVGFALFVAAVTTNTSDSDGMQMVQIIAALTMLLMFFNTGFVPLAAYPPWLQAVVAHQPMSCAIDAMKGLSLGGPVAGPLLQTIAWSLGTLAICVLPAIRGFRRAAGTS comes from the coding sequence ATGACCGCCCTCACCTCGTCGACGCCGCGGTTCCAGCTTCCCGAACCGGACATCGTCTACCCCGAACGCGGCTTCGCCAGTCTGATTCGATGCAGCTGGTTGGAGGGCCTGCGGCTACTGCTCAAGTGGTTCCGTGACCCGACCACGATCATCCAGTCGACCGTGTACCCGGCGGTCATGCTGCTCATGCTGCGCGTCGTGCTCGGTGACTCGATCTCGGCAGCAACCGGTCAGTCGAGCGTCTACGGCACGGTCCCGATGATCATGATCGTCGGGGCGATGTCCGGTGCCACGGTCAGCGCGCTGAGCATCGGCGGCGATCGGATCAGTGGCCTACTGAGCCGGATGTGGACGCTGCCGATCCATCGGGCGTCGGTATTGCTCGGCCGGGTATTGGCCGAGATGGTCCGGGTCCTGGTCACGTCGCTGGTGATCGCGGCGGTGGGCCTGCTGCTCGGGTTCCGGTTTCACCAGGGTCCGCTTGCCGCGATCGGCTTGTTCTGCATACCGATATTGTTCGGCGTCGGGTTCGCGCTGTTCGTCGCCGCGGTGACGACCAATACGTCCGACTCGGACGGGATGCAGATGGTGCAGATCATCGCGGCGCTGACCATGCTGCTGATGTTCTTCAACACCGGATTCGTCCCGCTGGCCGCCTATCCCCCGTGGCTCCAGGCGGTCGTCGCGCATCAGCCGATGTCCTGCGCCATCGATGCGATGAAGGGCCTGTCGCTCGGCGGCCCGGTAGCCGGGCCGCTGCTGCAGACGATCGCGTGGTCGCTGGGCACACTGGCGATCTGTGTGCTCCCGGCAATCCGCGGCTTCCGCCGCGCCGCCGGCACCAGCTGA
- a CDS encoding ABC transporter permease — protein MTTLVNRHIRAQPSSFIQWLALTKRTVRMMRVKGEFIIAVLAPLIFTIGFYLPLKYVMQVQGIDYAQFVMAIIVLQAMSFTMTSAAAYSAVEAMSGFVERMQTMPIAPLVPVAARVTGALIRSTLSLIAALGFGYLIGFRVYGGPAQTALFCLFALGVATALALGADVLGLSAKNPASVTQALTLPTLIFGMLSCGFVPETGFPAWIRPFVRNQPVSQFSFALRDLADPGITPGLLGPPLAWLIGMFVIFLPLAAWASRRRG, from the coding sequence ATGACCACCTTGGTGAACCGGCATATCCGGGCTCAGCCGAGCAGTTTCATCCAATGGCTGGCATTGACCAAGCGGACCGTTCGGATGATGCGGGTCAAAGGCGAGTTCATCATCGCGGTCCTGGCCCCGCTGATTTTCACCATCGGGTTCTACCTACCGCTCAAGTACGTCATGCAGGTCCAGGGCATCGACTACGCCCAGTTCGTGATGGCCATCATCGTGCTGCAGGCGATGTCGTTCACGATGACCTCGGCAGCGGCCTACTCCGCGGTGGAAGCGATGAGCGGCTTCGTCGAGCGGATGCAGACCATGCCGATCGCGCCGCTGGTCCCGGTTGCGGCGCGAGTCACCGGCGCCTTGATCAGATCCACCCTCTCCCTGATCGCCGCGCTCGGCTTCGGGTATCTGATCGGTTTCCGAGTTTACGGCGGGCCCGCACAGACCGCGCTCTTCTGCCTGTTTGCGCTCGGGGTGGCAACCGCGTTGGCCCTGGGAGCAGACGTGCTCGGATTGTCCGCCAAGAACCCCGCCTCGGTCACCCAGGCGCTTACCTTGCCGACGCTGATCTTCGGCATGCTGTCCTGCGGCTTCGTCCCGGAAACCGGCTTCCCGGCGTGGATCCGCCCGTTCGTGCGTAACCAACCGGTGTCGCAGTTCTCCTTCGCCCTCCGCGATCTCGCCGATCCGGGGATCACCCCGGGCCTGCTCGGGCCACCGTTGGCCTGGTTGATCGGGATGTTCGTGATTTTCCTGCCGCTCGCGGCCTGGGCCAGCCGGAGGCGTGGATGA
- a CDS encoding daunorubicin/doxorubicin resistance ABC transporter ATP-binding protein DrrA, producing MPSRRETAVYVSGVRKTFGKVEALRGISFQADRGTVLGILGPNGAGKTTTVKILSTLLRPDSGTATVAGHDVIRHAADVRRSIMMTGQYAAVDVTMTGRENIVLFGRLMGLGKRHARRRADELLEQFDLVEASDRSIKEYSGGMRRRVDLACGLVVRPEVVFLDEPTTGLDPRSRQTIWNLVANLREQRITVLLTTQYLEEADLLSDNIIVIDHGTVIAEGSADQLKAMIGGSYCDVVPLHPQELARTVAALGDLVPASVSAEVLGSESRDHISIPAPYGPATLAEALRRLDAAGIALTDIGLRRPSLDDVFLNITGPAAPSAP from the coding sequence ATGCCAAGTAGGCGCGAAACCGCCGTCTACGTCAGTGGGGTCCGCAAGACCTTCGGCAAGGTAGAGGCGCTGCGCGGGATCAGTTTTCAGGCGGACCGCGGCACCGTCCTGGGCATTCTCGGCCCCAACGGTGCCGGCAAGACCACCACCGTGAAGATTCTGTCGACGCTCCTGCGGCCCGACTCCGGAACCGCGACCGTCGCCGGCCACGACGTGATCCGGCACGCCGCCGACGTACGTCGATCGATCATGATGACCGGCCAGTACGCCGCGGTCGACGTTACTATGACCGGCCGAGAAAATATCGTGCTGTTCGGCCGGTTGATGGGCTTGGGCAAACGGCACGCGCGACGGCGCGCGGACGAGCTGCTGGAGCAGTTCGATCTGGTCGAGGCCAGCGATCGCAGCATCAAGGAATATTCCGGCGGGATGCGCCGCCGGGTCGATCTGGCCTGCGGTTTGGTGGTTCGGCCCGAGGTGGTGTTCTTGGACGAGCCGACCACCGGCCTGGATCCGCGCAGCCGCCAGACGATCTGGAACCTGGTGGCAAATTTGCGCGAGCAGCGCATCACGGTGCTGCTGACCACCCAGTACCTCGAAGAGGCCGACCTCTTGTCGGACAACATCATCGTGATCGATCACGGCACGGTGATCGCGGAGGGCAGCGCAGACCAGCTCAAGGCGATGATCGGTGGCAGTTACTGTGATGTGGTGCCGCTTCATCCGCAGGAACTCGCCCGCACCGTTGCCGCACTCGGCGATCTGGTGCCTGCGTCGGTGAGCGCCGAGGTGCTCGGCTCGGAAAGCCGCGACCATATCTCGATTCCGGCCCCGTACGGGCCGGCCACGCTGGCCGAGGCGCTGCGGCGGCTGGACGCCGCCGGGATCGCGCTGACCGACATCGGCCTGCGGCGACCATCCCTGGACGATGTCTTCCTGAACATCACCGGGCCTGCGGCGCCGAGCGCCCCGTGA
- a CDS encoding alpha/beta hydrolase, with protein sequence MVRVAIGAIAALISTSVAIPVGSAAPVDPIVTGNSLLHAVTAPNGSYVEKATLEDDRHLTIYVHSASMNKTVPLQVQRPADTSVPRPVLYLLNGAGGGEDSATWEAKSDALEFLADKNVNVVSPVGGKWSYYADWRAPDPELGVNKWQTFLLDEIPPLVDAALGSSGLNALAGISTSGTTVLALAEARPGMYKSVAAYSGCAQISDPIGYQFVKVTVNVWGGGNVDNMYGPQGDPMWAEHDPVLHAEKLRGTTLYVSSGNGLPGSHDTLTDSHLQAQGPGGLANQMVVGGAIEVGTNFCSHNLANKLSELQIPATFNFRPNGTHSWGYWEDDFKASWPVIAPPIGL encoded by the coding sequence ATGGTCCGCGTGGCAATCGGCGCGATAGCGGCGCTGATCTCGACGTCGGTGGCGATTCCGGTCGGCTCGGCAGCGCCGGTCGATCCCATCGTCACCGGCAATTCGTTGTTGCACGCGGTCACCGCACCGAACGGTTCGTATGTGGAGAAAGCCACTCTCGAAGACGATCGGCACCTCACCATCTATGTGCATTCGGCATCGATGAACAAGACGGTGCCGCTGCAGGTGCAGCGTCCGGCCGACACCAGCGTGCCACGGCCGGTGCTGTACCTGCTCAACGGTGCCGGCGGTGGGGAGGACAGCGCGACCTGGGAGGCGAAGTCGGACGCGCTCGAGTTCTTGGCCGACAAGAACGTCAACGTGGTGTCCCCGGTCGGTGGCAAGTGGTCGTACTACGCGGACTGGCGGGCGCCCGATCCCGAGCTCGGGGTGAACAAGTGGCAGACCTTCCTACTGGACGAGATTCCGCCGCTGGTCGATGCGGCGCTGGGCAGCAGCGGACTGAATGCGTTGGCCGGTATCTCCACCTCCGGGACGACGGTGCTCGCGCTCGCCGAAGCGCGGCCCGGAATGTACAAAAGCGTCGCGGCGTACTCGGGTTGTGCGCAGATCAGCGACCCGATCGGATATCAGTTCGTCAAGGTGACGGTCAATGTCTGGGGCGGCGGCAATGTCGACAACATGTACGGCCCCCAGGGTGATCCGATGTGGGCCGAGCATGATCCGGTCCTGCATGCCGAGAAGCTCCGGGGGACGACGCTGTACGTGTCGAGCGGCAACGGGTTGCCCGGTTCGCACGACACGCTGACCGATTCGCACCTGCAGGCGCAGGGTCCCGGTGGCCTGGCCAATCAGATGGTGGTCGGCGGCGCGATCGAGGTCGGCACCAACTTCTGCTCGCACAACCTGGCCAACAAGCTGAGCGAGTTGCAGATCCCGGCGACGTTCAATTTCCGGCCCAACGGCACCCACTCGTGGGGCTATTGGGAGGACGACTTCAAGGCCTCGTGGCCGGTGATCGCCCCGCCGATCGGGCTCTGA
- a CDS encoding aldehyde dehydrogenase family protein, with the protein MSDSVSGESDVAAESVEQVSSEVPAGSDAKVELEKSAAEVPLDPAGTRVLSISDPRTGESVGTYAVMGSADVARILLEARSAARWWTGLEVADRKRWLLAWKRAIARRADDLAAVIAEETGKPGNDALIEVMLAVEHLDWAARHAGKVLGSHRISTAPLARHLSGTVRYVPYGVVGVLGSWAYPLLGPMSSIAYAMAAGNAVVLKPHELTPGVGVWLAESWRRVVPDQPVLAVLTGDESTGQALCRGRVDKISFTGSAAGARAVLAVCAQNLTPVLVQGGGNDAMVVGVDARVDTAAEAAVFGGMTNAGQARAAIERVYVPDSIFDSFVAEVAARVRRLRPGPDRDASYGPMTDPAQLDVVRRQVRDALAKGGTAVVGGLDSFREPYIEPIVLTDVPEDAAIMIEETCAPVLVINRIATDEGSFRGVLSHLNAGSYGLGAAIYARDVKEALANAERMRVGVVCVNTVLGFIALPELPFGGVGESGYGRTHGAEGLREFSWALSIVRGRRAPGLRLQTFDRPPRHMRLVRAVFRLRHTRRRGEEPSPPVS; encoded by the coding sequence ATGTCGGATTCGGTTTCAGGCGAGTCCGACGTAGCTGCCGAGTCGGTCGAGCAGGTGAGTTCGGAGGTCCCGGCCGGTTCGGACGCGAAAGTCGAGTTGGAAAAATCGGCGGCCGAGGTGCCGCTCGACCCGGCCGGAACCCGCGTGCTCAGCATTTCCGATCCGCGAACCGGCGAGTCGGTGGGAACGTACGCGGTGATGGGTTCGGCCGACGTCGCCCGGATTCTGCTGGAGGCCCGTTCGGCGGCGCGATGGTGGACCGGTCTGGAGGTCGCCGATCGGAAACGCTGGCTGTTGGCGTGGAAGCGCGCCATCGCCCGTCGGGCCGACGACCTCGCTGCGGTGATCGCCGAAGAGACCGGCAAGCCGGGCAACGATGCGTTGATCGAGGTGATGCTGGCGGTCGAGCACCTGGACTGGGCGGCACGGCACGCCGGCAAGGTGCTCGGCAGTCATCGGATCAGCACGGCACCGCTGGCGCGGCACCTGTCCGGCACCGTGCGTTATGTGCCGTACGGGGTGGTCGGGGTGCTCGGCTCGTGGGCCTACCCGCTGCTCGGTCCGATGAGTTCGATCGCCTACGCGATGGCGGCGGGCAACGCGGTCGTGCTCAAACCGCACGAGCTCACTCCCGGCGTCGGGGTGTGGCTCGCCGAGAGTTGGCGTCGGGTGGTACCGGATCAGCCGGTACTGGCCGTGCTGACCGGAGACGAGTCGACCGGTCAGGCGCTGTGTCGGGGACGGGTGGACAAGATCTCCTTCACCGGGTCCGCGGCAGGTGCGCGCGCCGTGCTCGCGGTCTGTGCGCAGAACCTGACCCCGGTGCTGGTCCAGGGCGGTGGTAACGACGCCATGGTGGTCGGGGTGGATGCGCGGGTGGACACGGCGGCCGAGGCGGCCGTGTTCGGTGGGATGACCAACGCCGGCCAGGCCCGGGCCGCGATCGAACGGGTGTATGTCCCGGACTCGATCTTCGACTCGTTCGTCGCGGAGGTGGCGGCCCGGGTCCGCCGGCTCCGGCCGGGCCCCGATCGGGATGCGTCCTACGGGCCGATGACCGATCCGGCGCAGCTCGACGTGGTCCGCCGCCAGGTACGGGATGCCCTTGCCAAGGGGGGGACTGCGGTGGTCGGTGGCCTGGACTCGTTCCGGGAGCCGTACATCGAGCCGATCGTTCTGACCGATGTGCCCGAAGACGCCGCCATCATGATCGAAGAGACGTGCGCGCCGGTTCTCGTGATCAACCGGATCGCCACCGACGAAGGCAGCTTTCGGGGGGTGCTGTCCCACCTGAACGCGGGCTCCTACGGGCTCGGCGCGGCGATCTACGCCCGGGATGTCAAGGAAGCGCTGGCCAACGCCGAGCGGATGCGGGTCGGGGTGGTCTGCGTCAATACCGTCCTCGGGTTCATCGCGTTGCCGGAACTACCGTTCGGTGGGGTCGGTGAGTCCGGATACGGCCGCACCCACGGTGCGGAGGGGTTGCGCGAGTTCAGCTGGGCACTGTCGATCGTGCGTGGGCGGCGGGCACCGGGTCTGCGCCTGCAGACCTTCGACCGGCCGCCGCGGCACATGCGATTGGTACGGGCGGTGTTCCGGCTACGGCACACCCGGCGGCGGGGCGAGGAGCCGAGCCCGCCGGTCAGTTGA
- a CDS encoding alpha/beta fold hydrolase, with product MLSHIRRGSGAPLVLLHGLGSRKEVWQPVLDTLAARREVFAVDLPGFGASPPTNRTDMGSLIGAVEAFLDQQGLARVQLAGSSMGGGIALELARRGRADRVTAFAPVGFWSKAERIWTQRLLATSRGLGRLGGERLQAHAGSVALLPLFAAFYGKPGLTPPEQRRGDFAGLANSTGFDDAAASFADYEFRDAAELDSVPVTVVWGSRDVVLPYRTQSRRARVALPQARHVTLNGAGHLPFADDPFGCAYLTLN from the coding sequence ATGTTATCCCATATCCGCCGGGGTAGCGGCGCCCCGCTCGTGCTATTGCACGGGCTGGGCAGCCGTAAGGAGGTGTGGCAGCCGGTGCTCGACACGCTCGCGGCCCGGCGCGAGGTGTTCGCAGTCGACCTGCCCGGCTTCGGCGCGAGCCCACCGACCAACCGGACCGATATGGGATCGCTGATCGGCGCGGTCGAGGCTTTCCTGGATCAGCAGGGCCTGGCTCGAGTGCAGCTGGCAGGCAGCTCGATGGGCGGTGGCATCGCCCTCGAGCTGGCCCGCCGGGGCCGGGCCGACCGGGTGACCGCGTTCGCCCCGGTCGGCTTCTGGTCGAAGGCGGAGCGGATCTGGACCCAACGACTGCTGGCCACGAGTCGGGGGCTCGGTCGGCTGGGTGGGGAGCGACTGCAAGCCCACGCCGGCTCGGTTGCGCTGCTGCCGCTGTTCGCCGCCTTCTACGGCAAGCCCGGCCTTACCCCACCGGAACAACGTCGAGGTGACTTCGCCGGCTTGGCGAACAGCACCGGCTTCGACGACGCGGCGGCGTCGTTCGCCGACTACGAGTTTCGCGATGCTGCCGAGTTGGATTCGGTCCCGGTCACCGTGGTGTGGGGTTCCCGGGACGTCGTTTTGCCCTACCGGACCCAGTCCCGTCGGGCCCGGGTCGCGCTGCCGCAGGCCCGACATGTGACCCTCAACGGAGCGGGTCACCTACCGTTCGCCGACGATCCGTTCGGCTGCGCCTACCTGACCCTCAACTGA
- a CDS encoding aldehyde dehydrogenase family protein, which produces MTETQATDATEPTRTEPTQTKQTPAEPTQTEPTPAEPTQTEVLRSLDPVTGAVVGEWPVDNADTVRAAVEQARIAAEGWRELGFAGRKKALLRWNSRLVADADEFTALIHRENGKPLEDAYLELLLALEHIDWAARNAEKALAPEKVAPGMFMANHEAVIERPPLGVVGVIGPWNYPVYTPNGSIAYALAAGNAVVFKPSEYTPAIGHYYADAFAAANPELPPGVLTVVNGYGATGAALVESGVDKIAFTGSTPTGKKIMAAAAATLTPVLLECGGKDAFIIADDADIPAAADAVAWSAMANSGQTCVGTERVYVDERVYQQFLAELQNKLQGIEPGSDERASYGPMTMPAQLDIVRSHIEDALAQGGRAVVGGPDSVRAPFIGPVVLVDTPESSRAVQEETFGPTVTVRSVAGIDEAVELANGTEFGLASTVFSRQHGMAIARRLRAGATSINAPLSFAAISALPFGGVGASGIGRIHGADGLREFTRTHSIARQRFVIPGMALLSFSRKSSTVAMIKQIVRLRHGRHA; this is translated from the coding sequence ATGACCGAGACACAGGCCACCGACGCAACCGAGCCCACCCGGACCGAGCCCACCCAGACGAAGCAGACGCCGGCCGAGCCCACCCAGACCGAGCCCACGCCGGCCGAGCCCACCCAGACCGAGGTGCTGCGCTCGCTCGACCCGGTCACCGGCGCGGTGGTCGGCGAATGGCCGGTCGACAACGCCGACACCGTCCGCGCGGCGGTCGAGCAGGCCCGGATCGCGGCCGAAGGCTGGCGCGAACTCGGCTTCGCCGGCCGCAAAAAGGCGCTGCTGCGCTGGAACAGCCGGCTCGTCGCCGACGCCGACGAGTTCACCGCGTTGATCCATCGGGAGAACGGCAAGCCGCTCGAGGACGCCTACCTCGAGCTCCTGCTCGCACTCGAACACATCGACTGGGCCGCCCGGAACGCCGAGAAGGCGCTGGCGCCGGAGAAGGTCGCGCCCGGCATGTTCATGGCAAATCACGAGGCGGTCATCGAGCGTCCCCCGCTGGGGGTGGTCGGCGTGATCGGCCCGTGGAACTACCCGGTATACACCCCGAACGGGTCGATCGCGTACGCCTTGGCGGCGGGCAACGCCGTGGTCTTCAAGCCCAGCGAGTACACCCCGGCGATCGGGCATTACTACGCCGACGCATTCGCCGCGGCCAACCCCGAGCTGCCGCCGGGGGTCCTGACGGTGGTGAACGGCTACGGCGCCACCGGCGCCGCGCTGGTCGAGTCCGGTGTGGACAAGATCGCGTTCACCGGCTCGACCCCGACCGGGAAGAAGATCATGGCGGCCGCCGCCGCAACGCTCACCCCCGTGCTGCTCGAATGCGGCGGCAAGGACGCGTTCATCATCGCCGACGACGCCGACATACCGGCCGCCGCGGACGCGGTCGCCTGGTCGGCGATGGCGAACAGCGGCCAGACCTGCGTCGGCACCGAACGGGTATATGTCGACGAGCGGGTCTACCAGCAATTTCTCGCCGAGCTGCAGAACAAGCTGCAGGGCATCGAGCCCGGATCCGACGAACGGGCGTCCTATGGTCCGATGACCATGCCGGCCCAGCTCGACATCGTTCGGTCGCATATCGAAGACGCCCTGGCCCAGGGGGGCCGGGCCGTGGTCGGCGGCCCGGATTCGGTGCGGGCGCCGTTCATCGGACCGGTCGTGCTGGTCGATACCCCGGAAAGCTCCCGTGCGGTGCAGGAAGAGACGTTCGGGCCGACGGTTACCGTGCGGTCGGTCGCCGGCATCGACGAGGCGGTCGAACTGGCCAACGGCACCGAGTTCGGCCTCGCCTCGACGGTCTTCTCCCGCCAGCACGGGATGGCGATCGCCCGCCGGTTGCGGGCCGGCGCCACCTCGATAAATGCCCCACTGTCGTTCGCCGCGATCTCGGCCCTGCCGTTCGGCGGAGTCGGCGCATCCGGGATCGGCCGGATCCACGGGGCGGACGGCCTGCGCGAATTCACCCGGACGCATTCGATCGCTCGGCAGCGGTTCGTGATCCCGGGAATGGCGTTGTTGTCGTTCAGCCGAAAGTCGTCCACCGTCGCGATGATCAAGCAGATCGTGCGGTTGCGGCACGGACGCCACGCCTGA
- a CDS encoding TetR/AcrR family transcriptional regulator, translating into MSANSPELRRRPKDRKGQILRVAARAFSERGYHPVGVDEIAAEVGISGPALYRHFANKYALFVAAAESSAQTLVDAARAGDDPTRPPDLRLAAIVDALVAITIENRRVGALYRWERRYLEPADRNRIREVYDQLNEVVAEPLRQLRPDLADADVVMLAAAALSTIGSISGHRTNLPTSRMQQLLADLCHAVLRTRLSPAPTEPASCTGPPGLAVTAKQERVLVEAIRVFGQRGYYDASMEEIGEAAGVNASSVYRYYPSKSALLAAAFYRSNDRVRQVITDALAESGSPAEAAANIAARYAALTFAHPHLVSVYFAEFGNLPTPQQDELRSLQRQNVGEWVHLLEQLRPADPAGARIRVHAALGLVVDIGRLVHFDTRPAQLRRVTELMTTLLFAASPDEPTTREGDRT; encoded by the coding sequence ATGTCGGCGAACTCGCCGGAATTACGACGACGACCGAAAGACCGCAAAGGCCAGATCTTGCGAGTCGCCGCGCGGGCCTTCAGCGAGCGCGGGTATCACCCGGTCGGCGTGGACGAGATCGCGGCCGAGGTGGGCATCTCCGGCCCCGCGCTGTACCGACACTTCGCCAACAAGTACGCGCTGTTCGTGGCTGCAGCCGAATCCAGCGCCCAGACCCTGGTCGACGCCGCCCGCGCCGGCGACGATCCGACCCGGCCGCCGGACCTGCGGCTCGCCGCGATCGTCGACGCCTTGGTCGCTATCACGATCGAAAACCGCCGGGTCGGCGCGCTCTACCGCTGGGAACGGCGCTACCTGGAGCCGGCCGACCGCAATCGGATCCGCGAGGTCTACGACCAGCTGAACGAGGTGGTGGCCGAACCGTTGCGGCAGCTGCGCCCGGACCTCGCCGACGCCGATGTCGTCATGCTGGCGGCTGCGGCACTGAGCACGATCGGCAGCATCTCCGGGCACCGGACCAACCTGCCGACGAGCCGGATGCAGCAGCTGCTCGCCGACCTGTGTCACGCCGTGCTGCGAACCCGGCTCTCGCCCGCCCCGACCGAACCCGCGAGCTGCACCGGACCGCCCGGACTGGCGGTGACCGCGAAACAAGAGCGGGTACTGGTCGAAGCGATCCGGGTGTTCGGACAGCGCGGCTACTACGACGCCAGCATGGAGGAGATCGGCGAGGCGGCCGGCGTCAACGCCTCCAGCGTGTACCGGTACTACCCGAGCAAGTCCGCACTGTTGGCCGCGGCGTTCTATCGCAGCAACGACCGGGTGCGCCAGGTGATCACCGACGCCTTGGCCGAGTCCGGGAGCCCGGCCGAGGCCGCCGCCAACATCGCCGCCCGCTACGCCGCGCTGACCTTCGCCCATCCCCATCTGGTGTCGGTGTACTTCGCCGAGTTCGGGAACCTGCCGACACCGCAACAAGATGAGTTGCGGTCCTTGCAGCGGCAGAATGTAGGAGAGTGGGTACATCTGCTGGAGCAACTGCGACCAGCCGACCCTGCCGGGGCCCGCATCCGCGTGCACGCCGCGCTCGGTCTGGTGGTCGATATCGGACGCCTGGTTCACTTCGACACCCGGCCGGCGCAGCTGCGGCGGGTGACCGAGCTGATGACGACGCTGCTGTTCGCCGCCAGCCCGGACGAGCCCACCACCCGAGAAGGAGACCGCACATGA
- a CDS encoding NAD(P)H-dependent flavin oxidoreductase — MLRTRFTEEFGIEHPIVQGGMMWVGRAELVAAVANAGALGFITALTQPTPDDLRAEVARTRELTDRPFGVNLTILPSITPPPYEEYRQAIIDSGVTIVEIAGANPAVHTAHLKEHGIKVIHKATSVKHALKAQQVGVDAVSIDGFECAGHPGEQDIPGLVLIPAAARVLDIPVLASGGIADGRGLAAALALGADGVNMGTRFLCTQESSIHHAVKEKIVANSELETQLIFRTLGNTARVADNEVSRKVVEIERAGGTFADIADLVSGRRGRKVFENGDLDAGIWSAGLCQGLIDDIPTVAELVDRMVAEATEIITHRLAELVAAPVSADRA; from the coding sequence ATGTTGCGTACCCGGTTCACCGAGGAATTCGGGATCGAGCACCCGATCGTCCAGGGCGGAATGATGTGGGTCGGCCGCGCCGAACTCGTCGCCGCCGTCGCCAACGCCGGAGCGCTCGGTTTCATCACCGCGCTCACCCAACCGACGCCGGACGACCTGCGCGCGGAAGTGGCCCGCACCCGGGAGCTCACCGACCGTCCGTTCGGGGTGAACCTGACGATTTTGCCGTCGATCACGCCGCCGCCGTACGAGGAGTACCGGCAGGCGATCATCGACAGCGGCGTCACGATCGTCGAGATCGCCGGGGCCAACCCGGCCGTGCATACCGCGCACCTGAAGGAACACGGAATCAAGGTGATCCACAAGGCGACCAGCGTGAAGCACGCGCTGAAAGCGCAACAGGTCGGAGTCGACGCGGTCAGCATCGACGGTTTCGAATGCGCCGGCCACCCGGGGGAGCAGGACATTCCCGGGTTGGTGCTGATCCCGGCGGCGGCCCGGGTGCTCGACATCCCGGTGCTCGCCTCCGGCGGTATCGCCGACGGCCGGGGACTGGCCGCCGCGCTCGCGCTGGGCGCCGACGGCGTGAACATGGGGACCCGCTTCCTCTGCACCCAGGAGTCGTCGATCCATCACGCGGTGAAGGAGAAGATCGTGGCGAACAGCGAGCTCGAAACGCAGCTGATCTTCCGCACCCTGGGCAATACGGCTCGGGTCGCCGACAACGAGGTGAGCCGCAAGGTGGTGGAGATCGAGCGGGCCGGCGGCACCTTCGCCGACATCGCGGATCTGGTCTCCGGCCGGCGGGGCCGCAAGGTCTTCGAGAACGGCGACCTGGACGCCGGCATCTGGAGCGCCGGGTTGTGCCAGGGGCTGATCGACGACATCCCGACCGTCGCCGAGTTGGTCGACCGGATGGTCGCCGAGGCGACCGAGATCATCACCCACCGGCTGGCCGAGCTGGTCGCCGCTCCGGTATCGGCGGATCGGGCATGA
- a CDS encoding enoyl-CoA hydratase-related protein: MTETTATETTATVASGFSVVTADRICRITITKPKRLNAIDYDAMVGLGDAFAAAGADPSVRAVVLTGEGNAFCTGADLSGVAAAAARGITPEMTMDAANRLTKSIVDCPVPVIARINGPAAGIGVALALAADLTYASRDSYLLLAFINIGLMPDGGAAALVAAAAGRPLANELALLGGRLPAADAVAANLITAALPDDELDARVDAAATKLANGPRRAQELTKRALNRATLTALDGALADEHAGQVELLASADFAEGAMAMLQKRPAKFAD; the protein is encoded by the coding sequence ATGACCGAAACCACCGCGACCGAAACCACCGCGACGGTGGCGAGCGGATTCAGCGTCGTCACCGCGGACCGGATCTGCCGGATCACCATCACCAAGCCGAAGCGGCTCAACGCCATCGACTACGACGCGATGGTCGGCCTGGGGGATGCGTTCGCAGCGGCCGGCGCCGACCCGTCCGTCCGGGCGGTCGTGCTGACCGGCGAGGGCAACGCCTTCTGTACCGGCGCGGACCTGTCCGGGGTCGCGGCCGCGGCCGCACGCGGTATCACGCCGGAGATGACGATGGATGCGGCGAACCGGCTGACCAAGTCGATCGTCGACTGCCCGGTGCCGGTGATCGCCCGGATCAACGGTCCGGCGGCTGGTATCGGAGTCGCGCTTGCGCTGGCGGCCGACCTGACCTACGCGAGCCGGGATTCCTACCTCCTGCTCGCCTTCATCAACATCGGTCTGATGCCGGACGGTGGTGCGGCGGCGCTGGTCGCGGCTGCGGCCGGGCGGCCGTTGGCGAACGAACTCGCATTGCTCGGCGGCCGGCTACCGGCGGCCGACGCCGTGGCCGCCAACCTGATCACCGCCGCGCTCCCGGACGACGAGCTGGACGCCCGCGTCGACGCGGCCGCGACCAAGCTGGCCAACGGCCCGCGGCGGGCCCAGGAACTGACCAAACGGGCGCTCAACCGGGCGACGCTGACCGCACTGGACGGTGCACTCGCCGACGAACACGCAGGCCAGGTCGAACTGCTGGCGTCGGCCGACTTCGCCGAGGGCGCGATGGCCATGTTGCAGAAGCGGCCGGCGAAGTTCGCCGACTAG